In Cervus elaphus chromosome 7, mCerEla1.1, whole genome shotgun sequence, the following proteins share a genomic window:
- the LOC122697829 gene encoding placental prolactin-related protein 3-like — MASAPSFRGHQWTYNPARVSCLLLLLVMSNVLLCQGNVCPSCGPDVFGVPLKFLRKTFSRASILSHDMHNLSTIMFNEFNEKYSQSKPEYINATNDCHTNALHAPEEREKARQMTNEDLTKWILMLQYLWRDALYDLVHGLQFGKNLSDTILSNARENFKKLHKLQTIIERRFSQIVVPVRLMLAKDHIYWQELSSLVSSNEDIRHFAFYNLFKCLSRDSRKVDMYTKILACRISHEC; from the exons ATGGCCTCAGCTCCCAGCTTCCGTGGACACCAGTGGACTTACAACCCTGCCCGAG TGTCCTGCTTGCTCCTGCTGCTGGTCATGTCAAATGTGCTCCTGTGCCAAGGCAACGTATGCCCGTCCTGCGGTCCTGACGTGTTTGGTGTCCCCTTGAAGTTCCTTAGAAAAACCTTTAGTCGTGCCTCCATCCTGTCCCACGACATGCATAACCTTTCCACAATAATGTTCAATGAGTTT AATGAAAAGTATTCCCAGAGTAAACCTGAGTATATCAATGCCACCAATGACTGTCACACCAATGCCCTCCATGctcctgaagaaagagaaaaagcccGACAGATGACC AATGAAGACCTTACTAAGTGGATACTCATGTTACAGTACCTCTGGAGAGATGCTCTGTATGATCTAGTCCATGGCCTGCAGTTTGGGAAAAATCTCTCGGATACTATCCTTTCAAATGccagagagaattttaaaaaattacacaaacTTCAAACAATCATAGAGAGGCGATTCAGCCAG ATTGTTGTTCCAGTCAGGTTGATGTTGGCCAAGGATCACATATACTGGCAAGAACTCTCATCCCTAGTGTCCAGCAATGAAGATATACGTCATTTTGCATTTTATAACCTGTTCAAGTGCCTGAGCAGGGATTCACGTAAAGTTGACATGTACACCAAGATCCTGGCATGCCGAATCAGCCACGAGTGCTAA